The nucleotide sequence TGTGCTGATGATGAGGATGTATGAGGTTTTAATCGGAGAAATACGCAGGTTTAGTTAACCGAAAGCGAATTCTCTTACTATAAACCTCATACTGCGGAATATACACGATATAATATCGAAGAACTGGTATTGAAATCCTCCCTTATCTAGCTTTAAGTCCGGACCTTGTACCGTCAGATTACTACTTATTCAAattcagaaaattttgaatggaaaGGAGATGTTGAAAAATGCAGAACGATAATTTTTTACATCTAAGTTGGTTTCACCAAAgtctcaaagagcttgctgaacgttgggTTGAAAGATTACATTTCATGATTCATGGacatatttttgaagaatttacAGAACACATTCACTCTGGAGTTGCAAAACGTCTATCTTAGAACCTAACAGCCTATGCAATACCCATTCTTGGACAATGCAAACAAATTTGACCCAGAAAATTATGGGGCCCTAGGTAACAATTTGTCAAAACTATAACATTATTATCATTTCATTAGActatattcaattattcattaGAAACCTTTCCCTATTCTCACAGAACTTACGAAAGAGAAATACGAAgaagtttttcagtttttcttgaaaaaaagcAGCAGCTTCAGTTgcatcaacattacttttttaccataataaaaaaaataatcatgaataTGTAATAGCTCCGTTAGAAAGAAAATAACTAAAGGGAGATACCTAAAACAACTCCCTTTCACTATGAGCCCTTCTAAATTGAAAGTTTGTCCAAAAGCTGAAAATACAAAGTAGTTGTATACTGAAAGTAAAGACttgtataacaaaaaatataaaataatgaaaaatcaaagaaaacttttgtcggaatataaatattgatgagAAATTTATGTTTCAGTTATAGAAGCAAGAAATGCTGGTAACTTAGAATCAGGCCTGACCGAATCAGAACTTCCGAGCTACACCATAGCTTCCGGTTTACCGACTTACGAAGAAGCGCTTCAACTCAACACGAAAGATCCTATGCCCGATAAAACGTCAGAGACGACAGATTGGACTCCACATACACCTCCCACTCCAGCAACACCACCTGTCTCTTTGAATgttgtgaaattttttcaagGATATACCAACGATAACGCTGATTCATCGAAAGCTACTTGAATCGACTCAATTTGAAGAAGTGTGATTGATATTTTAACTATTGTGGTTTCTTGTTAACCAAAGGTTTACGATGAATTGTGGTAAATAAGCAGTCGACTGATTATGTGTAGTGATTGGAAAcgaaactttaaaaaaaaaatgtgttcaaaTGTTTAATTCCAAATATAGCCGTGTCATGAACTCGCTTTAATACTTCGAATTGGTTTTTATGtgattttaacgaaaaaaaaaaacaaattgtatcagataaaatacttaattttttttatgtagggacgtttttgtttattttgaaattaaacggatattttttcgtttcagaCACAATGATACGTAACAATATTCATTgatacataaaatttcaatgtcattAGTTGCTTTGGTTAGTAGTTCGATAAACTACACCACGTCAGGTAGTTTAGCCCTTTCCCAAGTGATATGAAGGTGAAGCATATTTGTGCGTAATTCCAGTCCTAAAAAATCACGGCAGCTAAATACCTACAtgtctattttttatatttctttcacGTCACATTTTTTAACAGACGTAATGGATGGAATCGTATGACTAATTAGATATTTACGTCATACTGGATATCGTTATATGGATATGTATTTGATCGTTCATTCCCTTTTTGAGTTGACTTTGATGCCGAATACGACAACAAGTCttgagttttttaaaaaaataatgtttaaaaactAGATTTTAACTGTTGATGAATGAAACTGTGAAATCAACGAGGAAATGTAATTCGATATTTGTCACGTCTTATATAACTAGTATTTTGAAACTTGCTGCGATGTAAGTAGAAAGTCTAAATATACGTTTTCGTGATTTTTGCAATTCTTTAATCGACCTGCTGTgacatttcgaaaaattcagttttcctttcattttcttgtatattatttctattctatatacgttttaaattcataaaatttattgttgaagCAACGTGTTTATGTGTAACCAACATTAgtcatattttttcagtttctgaATGGATACAACTAGAGatgtttttcacatttctgGGAATTTGATGTCTACTATAACATTAGTACACCTTCTATGTACATGTTTCATTTCATGGTTTTGTCTTCATGTCGGTTGTATATCTATTAATACATAAATTAACAAGAAACAAGGCAGCTTTTgacaaaagtaataatttaaataaataaattcttcaaCATATCAAAGTACGGTATATTAAACTAAAAACTTCACTGTGAATTAAAATTGGAGACTAAATTTCATTACCTAACAATGGAgtacatatatattttcaatcaataatggaaaaaacaaTACTGTGAATGAATGgtgcaaaaaataaattgtaaattttttcattggaaaCAACAACTTACCATTCAATTTAATACTTCTGAGATACTAATTTACCAGAATATAGAGTCAGTTGAAGACCCGGAATGTAAAATTCTTTGGTATTAGTCATAACACATAGGCGTAACTTAAATAAGCTGTATGTTTTTTAGAATTCTCaggtgttttttttgtttttatattaattcagTACATCAGAACCACCTTGATGATAATATATTGAAGagcaataaacatttttatcacaCAATATCAACATATCGGTTAATGTTTACTTGAGTTTCGTGATCTTTCGACAGCAGCTtccaaattggaaaaaaatatattttgtatcattCATACACTTTATAACTCCACCTTACCCAGAAAGTTcaactgaataaatttttttagtattgaaaatatatttgtttcgaGAACACAATGTGAACGAGATGTAGTTCTTTATTtgactttataaatatttttttatttaataaaataatcataaatttatgTCAACtacataacaaaaatttcttttttatggtACCTAATTGTTTATgcaaaaattgatgattatttccattttttttctgaaaattagaaacaattcAGAAATTATTGTGTGAAAAGGCTGtgattagaataaaaataaatatcatgttAGTTCTAGTAAACGAAGTGATAATTTGAGTCTGATGTAATCATCATCAGTATGTATATGTGGCGATCgtgtaaatatttgttatttatgttcTATTAAAAAGACTCCGATATAtaatgattgttttattttttttcctttcgaTAATGTGAAAGACGTCAATAACTTATCAGTTTCACAGTTATTGtatctccattttttgaaaatatattttcttatggaATGTTTGGTTTGTCGTGATAACCCCGGAAACACTCATTACATAGTAATCTTAAGAGTTGAAAACTGGTTTTTCGATGTAATGTAATCTCAGTTATACGACGCTGTATCGTTTTCCATCATATCACGCCATCtacatttcaaacaaaaaaacttaatGACAATATATTACAGGAATTTAGATTAGCTCTGTTCATTATCTTTAGTCAAGAGATGTTGGAATGGTTTGTATTatagtataaatttatttaatcttaATTCAATATCAACCGTCAAACACATTCTATCCTTATGGCCGGATTTAGGGAAGGGCACACGGAGTTACACAAAAAAGCAGCCTCAATAGTTGAGGGttcctaaaattttatttcagattgTTCTcgttttcaattatatttatttttttaaatacttagtttcacaataaattatttcttaacaaCCTCgaattagaaattttgtttggacAATTATCTAGGCGGAGGTAGCTTTCACTCTTCTGTTGTCTTGAATCCTCCAGACCTCTAAATCCGGCCTTATCAATCCTATAAAGGGAGCATGGTTGAATTAATGATTAGTATTTTGTAAAAGATCCATTTTCTTTTGCgggacaccttgtatattttagAGTATTGTTGAGCCGACGCTATGTTggtaaaaatcaaaaacaatgtatttttccattaacattttttattttcagtaattttctgACAGTActcataacaattttttcaaattaataatcaattattaagaaattttcactttatgccttgtatttaaaattatttacttctaTAAACAACTATCGGCTATAGGAGACGTTGCCTTATCAGCTTCTCTAATACTCCTAGCACTTAAATTGCCATCTTCTACGAGCTCTTGTTCATAATGCTCTTCCGGTAGTATATCACAttcaattttctcttcttcACTGTTACCCTCTTCATCTTCATGCTCTAGCTCTTCTTGTTCCTTCACCAAGTCACTAGTAGCTACTGATGTATTTTCTTCTTGGTTTACTGCTGCtgctttgtttttctttttcttaaatttcttcttcacttcaTGTATTACTTCTTTTGGTACATTGTAGCCATCGGGGAAGAAGTATTTGCAATCGATTTCGCCTTTCTCCGCATCTGCGCTCATGTAAGTCGGTCCTAATTCTGTGAATGCTAGTAGACATTCTGGATTGGTTTTAGCCAACTGAATGATGATTTTTTCCTCGCTGAAACTAATCAAATAAGTTTGAAAACTGTTTAGGAGAGACGTAGTggatataataatgaaattacatGAGGAGTTTTAATAAGATTCACTTTTATATGCACCGCAACTCTCCtaataaagatatttaaactCACTATGTAGTCGGGGTGGTCCTCTCTTCAAATTCTGTTACCGTTTTTGAAATTAAAGTTGCCGTTTCAGGCTTATCGTCATCGAAAAATCCATACATCATAACTTGTCCCGGGTAAAGATCTGACAGTTCCATGACTTCTTTAGTTTTGAAAGCGTCGTAAGCTACCGCTATATAAAAAGGAGTTGGTTCAACATCCGGAAATTTATAAGGTGCCGTAATATTAGGAAAAAGGTATTTAAGAACTAAAGATCTTGTCAATTTATCCGGTGGAGCCCATAttcctataaaaataaacatatttcataataaatatgtGTGGAAGTTTCATCACGTAATAGGGTCgtctaaaaagtattttcaaatttttgcttgatttttgaCTGAACATTTTTCTCAAACGGTGTAATATCCGGTCTATTGAACGCATCAGAATTTCCCAAACAAATTAAGTCACTCTTTAGTGAGTTATCTAAGATGTGTATGATATGGTTACAAAGCCCGTTTTATTCACCAACTCCAGGTGCTACTTCTAAAATTCCTTCCGTAATCTAGTCAACTGTTGACCATTTGACCTGGTTTCATAGCATATAATTCCTagcagttttttcaaaattacgtgCCGTCAATCCGGGCTTACATTCATTTTTGTCACTTCATCACGCTTCGAACACGATCGTTTGGGTTTAAAGTTCGCATAttcaatccatttttcatcgcCTACTATTAATTTTACGAGAAATATTCgcgttttatttctttaaaacaaAACACAAGGGGTTGCGtttttacaaaaagtgaaaCAGAAACCAAGAAATTCCATTCGAAGTGTTCCATTGTGTTTCGAAATATTCGCCCTTAGGGTCTATACATTTTGGCATACGCTCAAACTAattctggaaatatttttccacttttaagCTGATGTCGTAGAAACATGGTTTTGGAAGTTTATCTCTCACACTTTAATATTAAAGCAAAATCATTTGGATTGCAGTCTGCGATATACTTAGGGACGCCTCAATCTGTATGTGGGTCACATGCCAATTTTCTTTAATCATGTTACGCATAACAtagatttttattggaattcCAACCGATTTTGGCTGATCTTCTCGATATTCATCACTGACGGACGCACGATCATATCGACATTCTGCAAACCAAACAGTCTTATCTGATGGTGCTTTATCACCAGAAGTTGCACAAAGCGATTCTATGCATTTTTTGAGTAAGGCCTTTGttaaaagcataaaaaattattcaccaTAAACTTTCAAGGGTGATTTCTTTTTTGCACGAACTTGTTTCTTTTAAACGTTCACTATCAATAATTCCGACAATTTCTAAATTGTCACTGTTTTCGCAATGAAAAACGATATTGTTGACAAATACAGTGGTACAACTTATTAACGCCACCTATTTGTCGATTAGGAAAACTTGTACTCCAAATTTAGATCAGTATATTCACACCGCAACCagtcaaaaagttttttgtatatcAAATGATTATAATCTTTAATCCAAAATCGGACTAATATTTCTCAACATATCTTTCCCAACACCCTCAACTGTAAATATccagaaacattttatttaggaaacaccctatatacacacgtgagcaaaaaaatcgattcaagtCAGTCCTACGCTTTCTGTCAAAGGTCTATTACGAAATCTGTATTTTCTCaagataatttgtttaaaattaacatattaatatttagtatttttacTCGATCTTGCTCGATGCTTTCCCATTATTCAGCTTGCGTTATTCTCAGGTCCGATTTCGTGACTGGTGCAGGATTTCTAGCCCAAACTTTTCTCTTAAATTCATTCCGTAAATGCTCGAGAAGACTCATGTTCAGGCTACACGCCGGCCAATCCATAACGGCGATTTCGACATCCTGTAAATACTACCATACGGAATCTGCAATATCATCCAGAAGCCCCATTGTTCGTGAGTCGAATTTACGTGTCTCTGGTAAATCGTAGACGGACTGCTCGGTGagctggggttaatttggggccAGTACCTTGACATTTTGGCTCAAGGTtaccttaagtcttcttctgactgtccaacCACTCTTAGCCACTCTTTGTGTGTatttgagctcttgttggacttgaacaccAGTGAAGGCCCGATGTCTCAACGATGTCCGACAATGAATCGGTCATCTTTCTCAGATGTGTACCTTTTTCTTCCGGGACCGCGTCTTCTATGAAAGTTACCAGTCTTCTGGTAACAACGATTAACTCTGGAAATAGCAAACAGACTCATGTTCAGCGTCCTGTCGCACAGTGGGGTGAATCTGCACATTTGGTGgacatataaaaatttaaaacaattacaTCGAAAGTCGTTTAAAATCTTTCAGAAATCTACCTCCACAGAAATTAACTATAAGGATTATAGTTTACTTTCCATTAATAATTACCTAGGGGTTCGTGTCGTTTTAcgagaatttttgtttttaattctcTTTCTTTTATCTTTCGTTTTCTTCACATgtttaaaatccaatttttttgttttatgcaCGTATTATTGTCTTGTcatgaattataaaaacaagaaaattaataaagaaatcaaatatgaataaaagtcgcgacatttttaactttttaagaACAAACCATATAAGTTTCGAACATTAGACTGGGCATTTGGACAATGGATTTACGATCTAGAACTCGAAAATATTCCTAAGAAAAAGGAGTGTACGCCAGAAATTCATTGCAAATTGAATGGTATCTACGTTTCTGATATGGAAAACGGGTTTTCGTTTGCCGAGAAACCCCGTAACCCTTTTTTACGATTGCTCCTATAAAAAAGTGACATTTCTGGATATAGGGTGTGGAATCAATTTACGACGTCAAACAATAggattctaataaaaaaaagtgattgCTGGGCCACcctgaatataaatattgaaatttgaatacagaaatcgataaaaaataatagggGTTTgcgtttgatttttttttcgtactGCTAACAGTCTGGTCATAAAACTACAATGTCCAATAATTTGGTGTTTCGCCTCAGTGTATGGCTTTGTCGCAAAAGGGTGACAACTTGAGCAGCTTCATCACATTTTCAGGAAAGATTCTTGTTTGGTTTTAACGGAGATACGTATCGGTTGATGGTTAACTGATAATGGTGGATCAGGTAGGTAACGGGCCAGTTACCCCTTATTGGAATTATTTTGAACAGGGATACAAAGGGTGGTCACCAATCAAAACTTAATGTGAGAGcaagaaaaattacaatattttatataattttgaagcttcaGGAAGTATACAATTTCGTGTTCAGTGTGTTTACCAGTGACTTGCGATTGCAAGTGTATCACCTGAGTCGatttttgttcacatttttgatgtttttttttacctgTAATACTATCCACATCATCatcgttgttttttttaaatgtcaatTGGTGGCAAGGTGAATGTTCGTCTCCGGGCATTTTCCTACTATTTCCATAAACTAGTTGAAGAACGATATCGTCTATTTCACCCGGCAGATCTCCATTTCTTCTAACTATCATTGCTATGGTTATTTTACCACTCAAAGTATCTTCAATGGTTTTCAAAGACAATTTTTCTtcacagaaaaagaatatttcgtCTATTAGCTCTCTGgtcatttttatctaaaatttattagattaaaatctgtcaagttatatttttatgttaataagagaaaatcaagaaaagGTTGCGAGTTTCGCTACAGCATATTTAAATAGTGACTTTAACTAATTTTGTAGCTTTCAAAACAAACCAAGAAGTGGATAGACCGCGAGAGGGATTGGTCCTAAGTTCGTCCGCAATTTTCTGATTCCTACCTTTTAGAGTTCTGAAAGAGTATGAAAAGTACTTACGATTCCTGGGAATATCCTTTGgttttcaataacatttttctaggaaattgacattttcttatcaaaaaaattggtCCTTTCACAATTTTATCATTCCTGTCATGTTTATAGAATGTTTATCATcaatttcattatcaaaatttttttggtaagaAGATTGCAAGGGTTCTAAGGGTTAGAATATAAGTatgaaaattcaagaaaaattatccgtaatttttaaattttaatattagaatCAATGATACATTATCGTTTTATAAACATGACAGGAATTAAAAAATCAAGGCAGGAAACTCTTTTTTTGTCTTAAactatctaaattttcaacGAAAATGTCAATAGGCGATCAAGGAGTTTTCCAGGGATCCTTAACACTTAATATACTCTTTCAGTATTCAAAAAGGTAGGAATCAGAAAACCCCTGACGAAATTCGGTCCAATCCCCAATCGTCTAAGAATTTACTGCAAAATAGAGCTTGGTATGAAGAGACAGGTTTGTTGGGTTATATATATGAGTGAGATGGGAACATTATTTATGTGGGATGAGGGATATGTTAGGTACGGCCTTGATATAGGAAAACTTTCTTCTCTGGAGCTAGAGTTGTATCCAAAAAGATAGAATTTAGATAGGCGGGTCGTCGGGCATTTGGCTGGTGAACAGATTCATCAGGTTACAGGAAAACCATAATGTAGAAGAAATGTTCTTGAATAATGAGAGGGATAATGAAAATGTTGGCTTTTGGAATGGTAACGTTGAACTGTTAATCATTCGCGTGGCTTTGTGCCAATTGGAAAACGCAAGTGAAGCCCAGCGAGGACATTTCTTGGAATAACACAACTCATTAGAAGCCATATGATGCATGCTTATTGCTTCTCCACTACAAAATTCCACGACTTAACTGTGAATATCAAAATGCTGTTATCATGAAAATAGGAGACTCcatatgaaaacaatttttgttatccTCTTGAATCATCAGCTATGTGACAATTAACTCCATTTCCATTTGTTTCCAATCAGCATCTAGTAACTTCATTTTCTTGTATAAAGAAcataaatttatggaaaaaccttcagaacatttatttatttcaaatcaaattaacaATTCATTACATCATCATGAACATGTTCATATCTAACTCTTCTTTAACATCTTCATCAGATGCTTCAATTGCTTCAACCGCATCAACTGCTTCTTGCGGTTCTTGTACTTCTTCGATTTCTTCTTCCACTTGAATTTCTTCTGGATCGGGTTCCAAGGCCAAAAAGTCACTAAGAGCGCGTTCTTCTTCAGTAAGTGATTCGGAGTAATCGTCAGGAAAAAATAATGCACACTCTCTAGCTCCTTCTTGAGGGTTAGGGGATATGTATATTGGACCAATTTGAGCGAAAGTCAGAACACATTCACTTTTTTTCTTTGACAGTTGGATAACTAATTTTTCCTCGCTGTAAATTTGAGATATTTGaatattaagaaaacttcaatatGGAAGATATAATACAAGATGAAATTCTTACTATGTTCTCTTGACTCTAATATTTGGATCCTCTAAACGTTGAACACTCTTGGCTATTAATTCCGTGTCTTCTGGATCTTCGTTGGAGAAAAATCCGTAATTCATAATTTGTTCTGGCCAGTGACCCATAGTACGTAAAGCTTCACGAGTCttctttttatcgaaaataatcgcCAAATGTTCAGGTTCTGGTTCCGGTTCAGGGATTACATAAGGACCAGATAGTTTTGGGAAAAATAGTctaaaggtaaaaaaattattgagcaGGAAGATATAAGGAAGAGACTATGGCCAAATCTTTGTTGAATTCAATAATAAGTGAACtaataattactaattttttatataaaaacattctgACCAGTGCTATTATAGGACAAAAcgtattaaaatgaaaaaaatgagagAAACTTGTTCATAAAAGTTGATTTCCTTGGTGGCTACAGAAAATCAGAATAGTGCAAACCCGGAAACTTTACAACAGAAAAAGCTTAATTTTAAACTGGAACCACACGATGCATCCAATGCTTCCAACTTTGGAGACGGGTATGATTGAACGCATCGTGTGGTCGTAGTGCGCATGTCTTTCGACGACTGTTTTGCTTCCAACGTTGGCCATGGAAAGTCGGTTTCTTTTTTACCCACGTCAAAAGAGTAGCAACCATTGGAAGGAAGTTGCAACCAACACTTATTGTGCAGCTACACACACCTCTTGTCCTCTTGCTTGTGAATGCTacgtgttttgtatgaaaaaccaaATTTGCTAGTATTATccagtttatttttaaagaatttacaTCTTTTGTATACGGTTCATCACTTTTTTGTCACGTTTTCATTTTTATGGGTACATTTAGGTAAGGTTCCAGCTTTCCAATGTTTAGCCAACTTTCGAAGGTGAATATTTGCATGAATATTGGATACATCGTGTAATTGCAGTACTATATTCAGCCTTCCTTCCAATATTCAACCCTATCATTGGAAAAGCTACTTTGAAGCAAGGGTATCATTGGTATTGGCATCGTATGGGAAATAAAAGTGCGTTAGTAAAAATCTTCATGCACGCGTTAGTGAAAAGTCTCAATAAGCTTtatacaaagtttcaacttgctgcttcgatccattttattatagtagagctcTCTCCCACTCTTGATGCatctaatttttatgttttttagcTCAATGCAAcctctcaattttattttgaagtcTTAAGAGAAGTTTCTTCACTGTCACCTTTCCAAAAAGGCCAGCTTCTCTTATTCTCCTTTTCACTATAGAAGTTCTCAAAGATAAAttcctagattcattgatctgagctgatATCCCTGGGCAAATGAGTGGTCGATGGCAATCGTACGGTAACTTTTGCCTAGATTATGAAGACTTGCGATTAATCCATTACTTTCAACCGATAGTTCCTTAGTTTCACCCATTTCAAAACTTACGAGTCTCAATTTCACAAAAAGATATCTTAGTTctaaaagtataaataatacCACGTTTTTGCGTCTGCCATGGCTGACTGGCtgaactacaatcataaacaacgaggaaatatataaatatgcgttccataaagtaaacaaataacgaagacttttttatttgtaagaCACCGTTTCGACCTTTACTTGAGAATATGAGAGAGAAAGTgcattattttgaaatcaaataaataaattattaggtGGGCAGAAACGACCACGAAAACCTCcaggaaatatatatttgacgAATTTCATAATGAATTCCTCCGGAGGTTCATGAGACCCCGTATAAACCATCCACCCCGGCCCCTACCATGCAGGTAATATTGCCGTCGTGTCCAGCGATCTCAAAAACCCccaggatatatatatatatatatatatatatatatatatatatatatatatatatatatatatatatatatcgtatACACTTTGTTGTATCTTGATCAGGATTACTGTTTAGAAATTTCTGAGTTCTGTGCTTTATTTCCTGGACGATACAAAGATTTAACCTCAACTACCTGATGTTCACGTTCCATGCCATCGATACTCATTGCCACGTGTAGACTTATAACCTATATGATATCTATTTTGTTTCTAGTGAATCTGTAtcgctattttttatttattttgtgatttcAATATCTTACGATATGATTatttgaagaattttcaaagactataaATACTTAAAAGTTTCGTGCACTCGGTGATATAAATCCAATCGTAGAAAACGTCGTTTTATTTAGTCAGATCCAGAAATATTCAAACAATTGGATTCAAATTTAACtactgaaaaacttttttctactaGGATTTCCAAAAATTAAGCAGCATGTGTGGAAAATACGATTAAACCTCCATTTACAAagtaaatattggaaatatttattttaaaatacttgTGTTCCTTTGACATTGATACAAATCATTTCGAAAGCATGTTTTCATTCCTTTTTACTTATAACTAAAGTCTTCAATACTTCGctttaatcaatcaaattttcaatttgtctaaaaatgtatgaaacaaattcgaaaattattcataattaactGCTATGGAATCAAAGGTCTGGTAATAGCTATAAAAGTTAGATTATGGAGCATACACAACGTGAAACCCTgtataaacatttaatattgtttgttataATGTAACTAAGCCTTCATATATTTCAGGCAGATTGTGTCTAGTGCCAATTCACTTCGAAACCTTCAGATCAttggaaattgaattattgttaattttagtCAGGTTGTAAGAAAATATCGTTCTAAATACCCCTGGCTGTAGtaatattattactatttcaTACCAAATATTATACTACAGTTCGTTATTTTACTTATTGTGATATAAATACTGGTTGATACAGTAAACAGTTATTTAAACATTGATTTtagttatttgttattattttttaaaaatcatgtGTACTTGTTTTCAGTTGAATATTTCATGCATTGACTAATTGTGTATATTGTCTCATGTAGTTAATAAATATTGCTGTTTAGTATGGTGTTTAATATTGAACTAGTATAGTATAATGACCAACTATACTCTTTTT is from Diorhabda carinulata isolate Delta chromosome 1, icDioCari1.1, whole genome shotgun sequence and encodes:
- the LOC130901423 gene encoding protein commissureless 2 homolog; the encoded protein is MLTLDEDFEIKVPSKYSNEFNSADYNLTKILLEPSETDGSKIAVSDPEYEQFLADVWVGIVLTLMVLSCVCFMCSCLIYHKFQQWKTRVIEARNAGNLESGLTESELPSYTIASGLPTYEEALQLNTKDPMPDKTSETTDWTPHTPPTPATPPVSLNVVKFFQGYTNDNADSSKAT
- the LOC130901433 gene encoding uncharacterized protein LOC130901433 isoform X1, which translates into the protein MAKKGQQVQLQAELTTEEEWEKFLSKDGLLLIDIYSDWCGPCSGMAANLKKIKLEFGGDLLLLAIAKNDHIKQLERFRGRSEPTWLFVSKGKKVNMLFGCNAPLLKRVILEEIKKEEQAASGEKQRDRYSEITDLEEIEIQRQAAIDAVIQAAKEKEEAKRIKEYEERKIAECNNILENLPNIGTILIFPCGRDKYHDVLNELMKEASLITTQTEKIKMTRELIDEIFFFCEEKLSLKTIEDTLSGKITIAMIVRRNGDLPGEIDDIVLQLVYGNSRKMPGDEHSPCHQLTFKKNNDDDVDSITGIWAPPDKLTRSLVLKYLFPNITAPYKFPDVEPTPFYIAVAYDAFKTKEVMELSDLYPGQVMMYGFFDDDKPETATLISKTVTEFEERTTPTTYFSEEKIIIQLAKTNPECLLAFTELGPTYMSADAEKGEIDCKYFFPDGYNVPKEVIHEVKKKFKKKKNKAAAVNQEENTSVATSDLVKEQEELEHEDEEGNSEEEKIECDILPEEHYEQELVEDGNLSARSIREADKATSPIADSCL
- the LOC130901433 gene encoding uncharacterized protein LOC130901433 isoform X2, producing MAKKGQQVQLQAELTTEEEWEKFLSKDGLLLIDIYSDWCGPCSGMAANLKKIKLEFGGDLLLLAIAKNDHIKQLERFRGRSEPTWLFVSKGKKVNMLFGCNAPLLKRVILEEIKKEEQAASGEKQRDRYSEITDLEEIEIQRQAAIDAVIQAAKEKEEAKRIKEYEERKIAECNNILENLPNIGTILIFPCGRDKYHDVLNELMKEASLITTQTEKIKMTRELIDEIFFFCEEKLSLKTIEDTLSGKITIAMIVRRNGDLPGEIDDIVLQLVYGNSRKMPGDEHSPCHQLTFKKNNDDDVDSITGIWAPPDKLTRSLVLKYLFPNITAPYKFPDVEPTPFYIAVAYDAFKTKEVMELSDLYPGQVMMYGFFDDDKPETATLISKTVTEFEERTTPTTYEEKIIIQLAKTNPECLLAFTELGPTYMSADAEKGEIDCKYFFPDGYNVPKEVIHEVKKKFKKKKNKAAAVNQEENTSVATSDLVKEQEELEHEDEEGNSEEEKIECDILPEEHYEQELVEDGNLSARSIREADKATSPIADSCL
- the LOC130901433 gene encoding uncharacterized protein LOC130901433 isoform X4 is translated as MAKKGQQVQLQAELTTEEEWEKFLSKDGLLLIDIYSDWCGPCSGMAANLKKIKLEFGGDLLLLAIAKNDHIKQLERFRGRSEPTWLFVSKGKKVNMLFGCNAPLLKRVILEEIKKEEQAASGEKQRDRYSEITDLEEIEIQRQAAIDAVIQAAKEKEEAKRIKEYEERKIAECNNILENLPNIGTILIFPCGRDKYHDVLNELMKEASLITTQTEKIKMTRELIDEIFFFCEEKLSLKTIEDTLSGKITIAMIVRRNGDLPGEIDDIVLQLVYGNSRKMPGDEHSPCHQLTFKKNNDDDVDSITAVAYDAFKTKEVMELSDLYPGQVMMYGFFDDDKPETATLISKTVTEFEERTTPTTYFSEEKIIIQLAKTNPECLLAFTELGPTYMSADAEKGEIDCKYFFPDGYNVPKEVIHEVKKKFKKKKNKAAAVNQEENTSVATSDLVKEQEELEHEDEEGNSEEEKIECDILPEEHYEQELVEDGNLSARSIREADKATSPIADSCL